One window of the Chryseotalea sp. WA131a genome contains the following:
- a CDS encoding ABC transporter ATP-binding protein: MQLIIQNLSKTYSNGVQALKDVSLTINQGMFGLLGPNGAGKSSLMRTIATLQEADSGSIQLGNLNVLTQKEEVRKILGYLPQEFGVYPKIDAVTLLDHLAVLKGISNKGERKGLVEALLQKTNLWQARNKNLGGYSGGMKQRFGIAQALIANPKLIIVDEPTAGLDPAERNRFLNLLSEIGENTIVILSTHIVEDVKELCTDMAIINKGQVLYKGSPMDAIAEVEGKVWKKSIVKAELDSYRGKFNIISERLIGGRPVISVLNDEQPDESFERVPADLEDVYFTHIFGNAKKEVIA; encoded by the coding sequence ATGCAACTGATCATTCAAAACCTCAGCAAAACGTACTCCAACGGAGTGCAAGCATTGAAAGATGTATCGCTCACCATCAACCAAGGCATGTTTGGGCTCCTCGGCCCTAACGGTGCGGGCAAGTCATCGCTCATGCGTACGATTGCCACACTGCAAGAGGCAGATAGTGGCTCGATTCAATTGGGCAATCTCAATGTACTCACGCAAAAAGAAGAGGTAAGGAAAATACTTGGTTACTTGCCGCAAGAGTTTGGAGTATATCCAAAAATTGATGCGGTTACATTATTGGACCATCTCGCAGTACTCAAAGGTATCAGCAATAAAGGAGAACGAAAAGGGTTGGTAGAAGCACTTCTGCAAAAAACAAATCTATGGCAAGCCCGAAACAAAAACTTGGGAGGATACTCTGGTGGTATGAAGCAACGCTTTGGTATCGCACAAGCATTGATAGCCAATCCGAAATTGATTATCGTTGATGAACCTACTGCAGGGTTAGATCCTGCTGAACGAAATCGGTTTTTGAATCTGCTTTCTGAGATTGGAGAAAATACTATCGTGATTCTTTCTACCCATATTGTTGAAGATGTAAAAGAACTTTGCACCGATATGGCTATTATTAACAAAGGCCAAGTACTTTACAAAGGCAGCCCAATGGATGCCATTGCCGAAGTAGAAGGCAAGGTTTGGAAAAAGAGCATTGTAAAAGCAGAATTAGATTCGTATCGCGGTAAGTTCAATATTATTTCGGAACGGTTAATTGGTGGACGTCCGGTAATTTCGGTACTGAATGATGAGCAGCCCGATGAAAGTTTTGAGCGTGTGCCAGCAGATTTAGAAGATGTGTACTTCACCCATATTTTCGGAAACGCAAAAAAAGAAGTAATTGCTTAA
- a CDS encoding aminopeptidase — MFKNIFLFELKYRKARAANYIYFALMFLMCLLAVTTDIVQIGGGAGQVKENAPFVIGQMIVIMSYIMTLISSAIMGVAVLRDFEHNTEAILFSTPIKKFHYLMGRYWGSFVVLLLVAASLPLGFMIGDLWPTREAERMLPFNLISYWQPFLIFVVPNMFFTGAIFFTSGALSRKSIVIYMQGILLIVLYSGTSSLLSDLEHKEIASLLDPFGIRAFSYHTQYWTPGERNTLQIPLEGYILYNRLLWIGAGILILAINHFAFSFNVVRSSIFKTKLAKDNMARIKPEETKIPLAHQFSNFSTHFGQLVKLTLFYFKMVFKEVPFIGIVIAGMLLLIANSFNLNQLFGTSSYPTTYTILGLLSSFTLFFIIIAVLYSGELVWKERSVNLNLILDAMPIPDFIGLISKFLGLLLVYIVLIAVLIVTGIFIQAAYGYYNFEIGLYLSTMYTETLALLVLFTLLSMFIQVMVNNKFLGFAVTIVFFILTSFFSQLGLEHPLFQFGNGSLGTYSDMNVYGHFVTPFSWFQIYWFAFVVFLFAIAVIFSSRGSEDVINMRWKAGKLRLSRSLVAMIICAVAAFVSTGFYIFYNTNVLNEYTNKDEREGLQVDYEKTLKKFEFVPQPRITEINLKVDVFPVSRDFTAEGYFILKNKTNAPISDIHIQQNASSLIKLEKLEFNKKNGVKEKFDKFKYTIYQLSEPLQPGDSVRMDFKTVFKTNGFTDTNSSNTDVIYNGTFFNNLYFPTLGYNEDYEMSDDNDRKEKKLPAKERMMERNDPRGLSQSLFGDDADHVTFEIVLSTDKDQIAIAPGYLQKSWDEGNRKYFQYKMDAPMCNFFSIISARYEVKRDKWNDINLEVYHHKGHEYNIDKMMEGMKDALAYYSKNFSPYQYRQVRIMEFPRYSSFAQSFANTIPFSEGIGFIAKIDDPDKDIDYVYYVTAHEVAHQWWGHQVMEAGVKGNAMLSESMSQYSALMVLKHKFTPEILERYLKYELDRYLSGRAGESKKEQPLELVEGQGYIHYNKASLAFYALQDYIGEDSVNAAFRRFNETWRFKDAPYPTSADLLKEIRKVTPDSMKYIIKDMFETITLFENKTDSAFYKEKGKDEFEVTLYTSAEKLRADSTGLETPLAINDWIDVGIYGKNKAGQDSLLYLKKHKITKKENEFKILVKSKPRKAGIDPLHKLIDRHSNDNSKGLVKR, encoded by the coding sequence ATGTTTAAAAATATATTTCTCTTTGAGTTAAAGTATCGCAAAGCCCGTGCGGCTAACTACATTTACTTCGCCCTCATGTTTCTCATGTGCCTTCTTGCTGTTACAACCGACATCGTACAGATAGGTGGTGGAGCAGGTCAGGTAAAAGAGAATGCACCCTTTGTAATAGGACAAATGATTGTGATTATGAGTTACATCATGACATTGATTTCGTCTGCCATCATGGGAGTAGCCGTACTTCGCGATTTTGAACACAATACCGAGGCCATACTTTTTAGTACTCCTATTAAAAAGTTTCATTATCTAATGGGCCGCTATTGGGGTTCATTTGTTGTTCTTCTACTAGTTGCTGCTAGTTTGCCTTTAGGTTTTATGATTGGCGATCTTTGGCCGACCCGCGAAGCTGAACGAATGCTTCCCTTTAACTTAATTTCTTACTGGCAGCCGTTCCTAATTTTTGTAGTTCCGAATATGTTTTTTACAGGGGCTATTTTCTTCACGAGCGGTGCGCTATCGAGGAAATCCATTGTCATTTACATGCAAGGGATTTTATTGATTGTTCTTTATAGCGGAACTAGTTCATTATTAAGTGATCTGGAGCATAAAGAAATTGCTTCTTTACTTGACCCATTCGGAATACGTGCATTTAGTTATCATACCCAGTACTGGACACCTGGCGAGCGAAACACATTACAAATCCCCTTAGAGGGATACATCCTCTATAATCGACTGCTTTGGATTGGGGCAGGGATTTTGATTCTAGCAATCAATCATTTTGCATTTAGTTTCAACGTAGTTCGCAGCTCTATTTTCAAAACTAAATTAGCTAAAGATAACATGGCAAGAATTAAGCCCGAGGAAACAAAAATTCCTTTGGCTCATCAATTCAGCAATTTCTCCACTCACTTTGGGCAGTTAGTAAAACTTACTCTGTTCTATTTTAAAATGGTCTTTAAGGAGGTTCCATTTATTGGGATAGTAATAGCAGGGATGCTGCTCTTGATTGCCAATTCGTTTAATCTCAATCAATTATTTGGCACGAGTTCGTACCCTACCACGTATACAATATTAGGTTTGCTATCCAGCTTTACATTATTCTTCATCATTATAGCAGTTCTTTATTCAGGTGAGTTGGTGTGGAAAGAAAGATCCGTTAATCTAAATCTCATCTTAGATGCCATGCCCATTCCAGATTTTATAGGTTTAATTTCAAAGTTCTTAGGGCTCTTACTTGTATATATTGTTTTAATCGCTGTATTGATTGTTACCGGGATTTTTATACAAGCTGCATATGGGTATTACAACTTTGAGATTGGGCTTTACCTAAGTACAATGTATACTGAGACATTAGCTTTGTTGGTATTATTCACACTGCTATCCATGTTTATTCAAGTCATGGTTAATAATAAGTTTTTAGGATTTGCCGTAACCATTGTTTTTTTCATCTTGACTTCTTTCTTTAGCCAGTTAGGGTTAGAGCATCCACTTTTTCAATTTGGTAATGGTAGCTTGGGTACTTATTCTGATATGAATGTATACGGACACTTTGTAACACCCTTCAGTTGGTTTCAGATTTATTGGTTTGCTTTCGTTGTGTTTCTTTTCGCGATAGCCGTTATTTTTTCTTCGCGCGGTTCGGAAGATGTGATTAACATGCGTTGGAAAGCAGGTAAGCTTCGTTTGTCTCGATCATTGGTGGCCATGATTATCTGTGCGGTGGCCGCTTTTGTTTCTACAGGGTTCTATATTTTTTACAACACGAATGTACTAAACGAATATACCAACAAAGACGAGCGTGAAGGCTTGCAAGTGGATTATGAAAAGACACTAAAAAAGTTTGAGTTTGTTCCCCAACCGCGCATTACAGAAATCAATTTAAAAGTAGATGTCTTTCCTGTTTCGCGCGATTTCACAGCAGAAGGCTATTTCATTCTTAAGAATAAAACAAACGCACCTATTTCGGATATTCATATTCAACAAAATGCCTCTAGCTTAATTAAATTGGAAAAGTTGGAGTTCAATAAAAAAAACGGTGTAAAGGAAAAGTTTGATAAGTTCAAGTACACGATTTACCAATTGAGTGAACCACTACAACCTGGCGATAGCGTTCGTATGGATTTTAAAACCGTTTTCAAAACCAATGGATTTACGGATACCAATTCATCTAACACAGACGTGATTTACAACGGCACCTTCTTCAATAATTTATACTTCCCCACACTGGGTTATAATGAAGACTATGAAATGAGCGATGACAACGACCGCAAAGAAAAGAAACTTCCCGCCAAGGAACGGATGATGGAGCGCAACGACCCACGCGGACTATCGCAAAGTTTGTTTGGGGATGATGCCGACCACGTGACTTTTGAAATTGTACTCAGCACCGACAAAGACCAAATCGCGATTGCACCGGGCTACCTTCAAAAGAGTTGGGACGAGGGCAACCGTAAATATTTCCAATACAAAATGGATGCACCCATGTGCAACTTTTTCTCCATTATTTCGGCTCGGTATGAAGTAAAGCGCGATAAATGGAATGACATCAACTTGGAAGTTTACCATCACAAAGGCCATGAGTATAACATTGACAAAATGATGGAAGGTATGAAAGATGCTCTCGCATATTACTCAAAAAATTTCAGCCCTTACCAATATCGTCAGGTACGCATCATGGAGTTTCCTCGCTATTCCTCCTTTGCCCAGTCGTTTGCCAATACCATTCCTTTTAGTGAGGGCATCGGCTTCATTGCCAAAATTGACGATCCCGATAAGGACATTGATTATGTGTACTATGTAACCGCCCACGAAGTTGCTCATCAGTGGTGGGGTCACCAAGTAATGGAGGCAGGTGTAAAGGGCAATGCGATGCTTAGCGAAAGTATGTCACAATATTCTGCGCTAATGGTATTGAAACATAAGTTTACTCCTGAAATTTTAGAACGGTACTTAAAATATGAATTGGATCGTTACCTATCAGGCCGTGCCGGTGAAAGTAAAAAAGAGCAACCGTTAGAGTTAGTAGAAGGCCAAGGCTACATACATTATAACAAAGCTTCGCTTGCCTTCTATGCATTGCAAGATTACATTGGCGAAGACAGTGTGAATGCTGCCTTCAGAAGATTTAATGAAACATGGCGATTTAAAGATGCGCCTTACCCCACTTCGGCTGATTTACTCAAAGAGATTAGAAAAGTCACGCCTGATAGTATGAAGTATATCATCAAAGATATGTTTGAGACTATAACGCTATTTGAGAACAAAACCGACTCAGCCTTCTACAAAGAAAAAGGTAAAGATGAATTTGAAGTTACTCTTTACACCTCGGCCGAAAAATTACGTGCCGATAGCACGGGCCTTGAAACACCACTGGCCATCAACGATTGGATTGACGTTGGCATATATGGAAAAAACAAAGCGGGCCAAGACAGTCTGTTGTATTTGAAAAAACACAAAATCACCAAGAAAGAAAATGAGTTCAAGATTTTGGTGAAATCAAAACCACGTAAGGCAGGCATCGACCCACTGCACAAACTGATTGACCGTCACTCAAATGATAATTCGAAGGGGCTGGTGAAGCGCTAA
- a CDS encoding carboxypeptidase-like regulatory domain-containing protein: MFKKLSFILSLFVSFSSFSQTISGRIIDSLKLEPIAFANVILADGMHGTTTDIEGNFKLPVPAGYSQFITISHVSYQKIKLPISYFKTTKIIRLKASNLVLGEVVIKAGENPAFRIIRQAVKNKKQNDPENLNSYHYFSYNKFIIKPTELSGKYKRKSDSLRSISGTKTKSEKDLLEWDSLSSRLHFFMTESVTEKKVMNPNRQKETLIGFKASGFKSPLFANVATDYQPFSFYNDKISLLGKDFLNPISKHSEDRYDFYLTDTTFFENDTVYVIQYEPRKGKLITGLKGMVSISTNGYAIKNIIAASSDSLALTGIRIQQNYERVDGKWFPVQLNTDIDFYNFGAFGSHVVAQHRSFLRDIQINLPLNKSEFGDIKVDLSPPAAAINQANLEKYRITPLDNKESKTYVTIDSVMKKFAWFDKGIEALATNAIPLGAFEFDLTRLMRINQYEGFRLGGGLYTNNRFSKWLRLGGYAAYGFKDQQWKYGGEMRFNINPNKDFAISLQYFNDIYETGYSTANLQRDFTNPNEGLRRLASSQYDRIEAYRAEVSYRLFPQLHAMGFISKNTIQPTYDYTLLLKGESLNQFSIAEVGGTLRYAGSENYMQLAGKKVLLGREWPMIAINYARSVNLFEAQNFTYQRFELSSRFQIKHRPKGKTRLSIHAGWVEGVAPYGKLFTGRGAKQVEGLFIDEYFQTMGLYEFTASQYSSIFFNHNFGNVFYANRYSKPEWVIYHNAGIGKLENASAHQSTSLSLQTYDKGYFESGTGFNNLLRFKYVNIAYFGLGAAVFYRHGAYQFEKTSNNLFFRTTFSLTF, from the coding sequence ATGTTCAAAAAGCTGTCTTTTATCTTAAGCTTGTTCGTTTCATTTTCCTCGTTTTCACAAACCATTTCCGGTAGAATTATTGACAGCCTAAAACTAGAACCCATTGCCTTTGCCAATGTGATTTTGGCCGATGGCATGCACGGAACAACCACCGACATTGAAGGAAATTTCAAATTACCCGTGCCCGCAGGCTATTCCCAATTTATTACCATCTCGCACGTAAGCTATCAGAAAATAAAGCTACCCATCTCTTATTTTAAAACCACTAAAATCATTCGGTTGAAGGCCAGCAACTTGGTGCTGGGCGAAGTGGTCATCAAGGCAGGGGAAAATCCGGCCTTTCGCATTATTCGCCAAGCTGTAAAAAACAAAAAGCAAAACGATCCGGAGAATTTGAATAGCTACCACTATTTCTCCTACAATAAATTTATCATCAAGCCTACGGAATTGAGCGGAAAATACAAACGGAAGTCAGACAGTTTGAGAAGCATATCGGGGACGAAGACAAAAAGCGAAAAAGATTTGTTAGAGTGGGACAGCCTGAGCAGTCGATTGCATTTTTTTATGACAGAATCTGTCACCGAAAAAAAAGTGATGAACCCCAATCGACAAAAAGAAACACTGATTGGCTTCAAGGCATCTGGATTTAAAAGCCCGCTGTTCGCCAATGTGGCCACCGACTATCAACCGTTTTCGTTTTACAATGATAAAATTTCTTTGTTGGGAAAAGACTTCCTGAATCCCATCAGCAAACACTCAGAAGACCGCTACGATTTTTATTTGACCGATACTACGTTTTTCGAAAACGATACCGTCTACGTAATTCAATACGAACCGCGCAAAGGAAAATTGATCACTGGCTTGAAAGGAATGGTTTCCATCAGCACCAACGGGTACGCAATCAAAAATATCATCGCAGCATCCTCCGATTCACTCGCCTTAACGGGAATTCGCATACAACAAAACTACGAGCGAGTGGATGGCAAATGGTTTCCGGTGCAACTGAACACCGATATCGATTTCTACAATTTTGGTGCGTTCGGAAGTCATGTAGTAGCGCAACACCGAAGCTTTTTAAGAGACATTCAAATCAATTTGCCCCTTAACAAATCTGAATTTGGAGATATTAAAGTAGATTTATCGCCCCCCGCTGCGGCCATCAATCAAGCCAATTTAGAAAAATATAGAATCACACCATTGGATAACAAGGAAAGCAAAACCTATGTAACGATTGATTCAGTGATGAAAAAATTTGCTTGGTTTGACAAAGGTATAGAAGCCTTGGCCACCAATGCTATCCCCCTGGGTGCATTTGAATTTGACCTGACCCGCTTGATGCGCATCAATCAATACGAAGGGTTTCGTTTGGGTGGAGGGCTTTACACAAACAATCGATTTTCGAAATGGCTACGATTAGGTGGCTATGCTGCTTATGGATTTAAAGATCAGCAATGGAAGTACGGTGGCGAAATGCGGTTCAACATCAATCCGAACAAAGACTTCGCAATTTCATTGCAGTACTTCAACGATATTTATGAAACGGGCTACTCAACCGCTAATCTGCAGCGCGACTTCACCAACCCAAACGAAGGCTTGCGTAGATTGGCGAGTTCGCAATACGATCGCATCGAAGCCTATCGTGCAGAGGTTAGCTATCGACTTTTTCCGCAACTACATGCAATGGGTTTTATCTCAAAGAATACTATTCAACCCACGTATGATTACACCCTTCTGCTGAAGGGTGAATCACTTAATCAATTTTCAATTGCAGAAGTAGGCGGCACGCTTCGCTACGCAGGCAGTGAAAACTACATGCAACTGGCAGGTAAAAAAGTGTTGTTGGGCAGAGAGTGGCCGATGATTGCAATCAACTATGCACGCAGTGTCAATCTCTTTGAAGCACAAAATTTCACTTACCAACGCTTTGAGCTTTCTTCGCGCTTTCAGATCAAACATCGGCCAAAAGGCAAAACACGTTTGTCTATTCATGCCGGCTGGGTAGAGGGAGTTGCCCCTTATGGAAAATTGTTTACCGGCCGTGGCGCAAAACAAGTGGAAGGGCTTTTCATTGATGAATATTTTCAAACCATGGGTTTGTATGAGTTTACCGCCTCTCAGTATAGCAGTATTTTCTTCAACCACAATTTTGGAAATGTATTTTACGCTAACCGCTACAGCAAACCAGAATGGGTGATTTATCACAACGCAGGCATTGGAAAATTAGAGAATGCGAGCGCACACCAAAGCACGTCACTTTCTTTACAGACATACGACAAAGGGTATTTCGAATCGGGCACAGGTTTCAATAACTTACTTCGATTTAAGTACGTCAACATTGCCTATTTTGGGTTGGGTGCCGCGGTCTTCTATCGGCATGGGGCATATCAATTTGAAAAAACTAGTAACAATCTTTTTTTTAGAACTACCTTCAGTTTAACTTTCTAA
- a CDS encoding histidine kinase gives MSFSKIKGYLIVVVISLVGSASTTYFTCTGCHSNLPKYAWVTFFSTLLWVFLWIGNGELTEQISKKISWVKFPVKRLIVGVIATVAYTVGIVLLISKSWEVSFNFRFDSYLEIVSSSLIITFFISLFLHGRGFLIAWRAAAVDTERLQKESVKAQYDSLKNQVNPHFLFNSLNALTNLVYEDPDKAAKFIKQLSEVYRYVLDTHEKELVPLEEEVKFLDSYLFLQQIRFGAKLRLDIQLENKQGQVAPLALQMLIENAIKHNVIAEEQPLTIRVYFQNNYIVVENNLQRKTIITEESSGLGLENIKKRYAFLTDKEVTIAELDSMFKVELPIILAT, from the coding sequence ATGAGTTTCTCTAAAATAAAAGGCTACCTCATTGTAGTTGTCATCTCTTTGGTAGGGTCGGCTTCAACCACCTACTTTACCTGCACGGGGTGCCACTCCAATCTACCTAAATACGCGTGGGTCACTTTTTTTTCTACGCTGCTGTGGGTTTTTTTATGGATTGGTAACGGGGAGTTGACAGAACAGATCAGTAAAAAAATATCATGGGTAAAGTTTCCGGTTAAGCGATTGATTGTAGGAGTGATTGCCACCGTTGCTTACACGGTGGGTATCGTCCTTCTGATTTCCAAAAGTTGGGAGGTCTCGTTTAATTTCCGTTTTGATAGTTATCTTGAAATCGTATCCTCTTCACTCATCATCACTTTTTTTATTTCGCTCTTCCTACATGGTCGAGGATTTTTAATTGCCTGGCGAGCAGCCGCAGTAGATACCGAACGATTGCAAAAAGAAAGTGTAAAGGCACAATACGACAGTTTAAAGAATCAAGTAAACCCGCATTTTCTATTTAATAGCTTAAATGCCTTAACCAATTTGGTATATGAAGACCCCGACAAAGCTGCAAAGTTTATCAAACAACTTTCTGAAGTATACCGATATGTATTGGATACGCACGAAAAAGAACTGGTTCCATTAGAAGAAGAAGTTAAATTTTTAGATTCCTATTTGTTCCTTCAGCAGATTCGGTTCGGTGCTAAATTAAGGTTGGATATTCAGTTAGAAAATAAGCAAGGCCAAGTAGCACCCTTGGCCCTCCAAATGTTGATTGAGAACGCTATCAAGCATAATGTGATTGCTGAAGAGCAGCCCTTAACGATTCGGGTCTATTTCCAAAATAACTATATCGTAGTAGAGAACAATCTACAACGGAAAACAATTATCACCGAGGAATCATCGGGACTGGGTTTAGAGAATATAAAAAAACGATATGCGTTTTTGACGGACAAGGAAGTAACCATCGCTGAACTTGATTCGATGTTTAAAGTTGAGCTGCCAATCATTTTGGCTACCTAA
- a CDS encoding response regulator transcription factor codes for MNILIIEDEPLAAERLSKLVKQLQPDSFIVGVIDSVKRSVPWFQNNPQPDLVFMDIQLADGLSFEIFDYTEVKSPIIFTTAYNEYALKAFKVNSIDYILKPVDEVDLKAALDKLKHLTTPAPQAKMMESIQYAMQMLTKKYKERFVVKVGEHLKSIETTDVLFFYSLEKTTFAHTKDGRKHILDFTLEQLDSLVDPQHYFRINRKYLVGVSSIQDMITYTNSRLKLILKTTDDSDVIVARERVQEFKDWLDR; via the coding sequence ATGAACATCCTCATTATAGAAGACGAACCCTTAGCCGCTGAGCGATTAAGCAAATTAGTGAAGCAATTACAACCAGATTCCTTCATCGTAGGAGTTATTGATTCCGTTAAGCGCTCTGTGCCATGGTTTCAAAATAACCCGCAGCCTGATTTGGTGTTTATGGACATTCAGCTAGCCGATGGCTTGAGCTTTGAAATTTTTGATTATACAGAAGTAAAGTCTCCCATTATTTTTACCACTGCCTACAACGAGTACGCCCTCAAAGCTTTTAAAGTCAACAGCATCGATTATATTTTAAAACCGGTAGATGAGGTCGATTTGAAAGCTGCGTTAGATAAACTTAAACACTTGACAACGCCTGCCCCTCAAGCTAAAATGATGGAAAGCATTCAGTACGCCATGCAAATGCTCACCAAAAAATACAAGGAACGTTTTGTCGTAAAAGTAGGTGAGCATTTAAAATCGATTGAGACCACCGATGTCTTATTCTTTTACAGCTTGGAAAAAACAACTTTTGCGCACACGAAAGACGGGCGCAAACACATTTTAGATTTCACCTTAGAACAACTCGACAGTCTCGTAGATCCGCAACATTACTTTCGCATCAATCGAAAATATTTGGTCGGGGTATCGTCCATTCAAGATATGATCACTTACACCAACTCGCGGTTAAAACTGATCCTTAAAACCACAGACGATAGTGATGTAATTGTGGCCCGCGAACGGGTGCAAGAGTTTAAGGATTGGTTAGATCGGTAG